TAGGACCAGGGGAGCAATCATGCCAGGTTTGACATTTGGAGCACCGCAGACGACGGTTCTCTTTTCTTTACCGTCGAAGCACCTTGTAAGTTTGAGCTTTCTACTCCCTTTTAGCTCGCTTACCTCTTCGACAACACAGGAAATTACACCTCTTTTGAGATCCCCAAAGGCCTCATATAAACCCTCGACCTCAAGCCCCGCCATTGTAAGGGCGTCTGCCACCTCCTGGTAGCTTACGCCTTGGTTTAATGACACAAATTCCTTTAACCATGAACCCAAGCAAAGCATATCAGAACTGCCTCAAGAAGCGAATATCATTCTCAAAAAAGAGTCTCAAATCATTTATGCCGTATTTGAGCATTGTGATCCTTTCTACCCCTAAACCGAACGCAAACCCAGTAAATCTCTCGGTATCATAGCCGACGTTCCTAAACACCTGGGGATGAACCAGTCCACAGCCAAGGACCTCAATCCATCCTGTATCAGAACACACCCTGCATCCTGATCCTCTGCATATTACACACTGGATATCCACCTCGGCACTCGGCTCAGTGAAAGGGAAAAAACTTGGCCTAAAGCGCAATTTTGTATCGGGATGAAAGATGCTCTGGGCAAAGGTGGTAAGTATACCCTTCAAATGGGCAAAAGAAACATTTTCGTCTACAAGTAGGCCCTCTACCTGGTGAAACATAGGGGTATGCGTAACATCAGAATCACACCTATAGACCTTTCCAGGAGCAATTATCCTAAGTGGTGGCTCATTTGCCTTCATTGTGCGGATCTGAATAGGAGAGGTGTGGGTCCTCAAGAGCGTATCGTCTGAAATGTAAAAGGTATCCTGCATATCCCGTGCAGGGTGCTCAGGAGGGATGTTGAGGGCCTCAAAATTAAAGAAATCCAGCTCTATCTCAGGGCCAGTGGCCACAGAAAAGCCCATTCGCGTGAAACAATCAATGATTTCTCGCATCACCTGGGTGATGGGGTGTGGCGATGCTTGAGACAAGGCCCTTCCAGGGAGGGTGAGGTCAACTAGCCCCCTCCGTCTCCCCTTTGTCTTTTGTAAAAGGGCCTCTTTCCTTGCCTTTAAGGCCTGTTCTATCTCTTTTTTGTATTGATTGGCTAATTTTCCGACAAGGGGGCGTTCTTCTGGAGGAAGTTTTCCGACCCCCTTTAGAATCTGGGTGAGAGTACCTTTTCTACCGAGATATTTGACTCGTATGGCATTAAGGGCCTCTTCGTCTTCTGCCTCGTCTATGAGGCTAGCCGCCTCTTTCCTGATTTCATTCAGGCGTTCCTGCATTGAATCCAGGCCCCCTTATGCCCCCTTAACACGTTCTACCAATGCACTGAATGCCTTTGGCTCTGTAACAGCAAGGTCTGCCAACATCTTTCTGTTAATGGCAATTCCAGCCTTTGAAAGCCCATTCATGAACTTGCTATAGCTCAGCCCATGAAGCCTCACAGCTGCATTGATCCTCTGTATCCAAAGGCGTCTATAGAGTCTCTTTTTGACCTTCCTATCTCTGTAGGCATAGGTCAAACCCTTTTCTACAGCTGCCCTGGCCTGTTTGTAACAACGAGAACGTGCACCCCAGTATCCTTTTGCTAGCTTCAGTATCTTCTTTCTACGGCGTCTTGCCTTAAATCCTCTCTTTACCCTTGGCATTCTAGGTCTCCTCCATAAAAATAATTAGTAGTTATCAGCATTTAATTAGGTAGCATTCTCCTAATTTGACGTTCCATAGCCTCACTTGCCACCTTATCTTTCCTCAAATTTCTCTTCCTTTTTCTGGTCTTGTGAGTCAGAAGGTGACTTTTACAGGGTTTAAAGTGCACAAACTTTCCTGTGCCTGTCTTTTTAAACCTCTTTGCTGCAGCCCTCTTTGTCTTTATCTTTGGCATGATTCGTTTTTCTCCTCTCTATACCGCAATTTTTTATTATTTTTCCTTTTTCGGCGCAAGGACCATATTCACTGTGCGTCCCTCAAATTTTGACATTTGCTCTACAACAGCAATCTCTGCCATTTCCTCTGCAACGCGTTTTAAAAGTTCTACTCCCATATCTGAATGAACAATCTCTCTGCCCCTGAATCTCACCGTGACCTTAACCTTATTGCCTTCACTGATAAACTTTCTAATCTGCTTCTTCTTGACTTCGAGGTCATGTACGTCCGTCCGCGGACGCATCTTCACCTCTTTTACCTGTATGTACGACTGCTTCTTTCGAGCCTCCTGCGCCTTTTTACTCTGTTCGTACTTATACTTTCCATAATCCATTATGCGGCAGACAGGGGGCTTTGCCTGGGGGGCAACCTCCACTAAATCGAGCCCTACGTCTTGAGCCCTTTGGAGCGCCTCTCTCAATGGCACAATCCCTAACTGCTTTCCATCTTCATCAATAAGCCTTACCTCAGACGCCCTGATGGCCTCATTGACATTTATATGTTGTTGCTTAGCGATACTGCACCTCCCTTATCCCTGCAGTATTATTTTTATTGTAAAATCGCCTCTTTAAAAGGCCTTTGCTCCTCCTCTTTGATAAGCTTGACCAGGCTATCGAGATCACTCGGATCGTGCTCGACCCCATCCCTAGTCCTTGGACTGACGGTCTTGGATTCTACCTCCTTATCTCCCACAATCAACATATAGGGGATCTTTCTCAATTGGGCCTCGCGAATCTTTTTCCCTAGTTTTTCATTTCTGAGGTCTGCCTCGGCCCTAATCCCCGCTTTGGTAAGCGCCTCCTTAACCTCCTCAGCCCATGGATTGTGCCTTTCTGTGACGGTAAGCACGATTGCCTGGACAGGTGAAAGCCAGACTGGAAAGGCCCCTCCATAATGCTCGATCAGAACACCAAAAAAGCGCTCCAGCGACCCCAATAAGGCCCTATGCACCATGATAGGGGTATGAGGCGCCCCATCTTCTCCAATATACTTCACATTAAATCTTTCAGGAAGATTAAAATCAACCTGAATGGTCGAACACTGCCACGACCTATCAAGACAATCTCTAATCTTAATATCTATCTTGGGACCGTAAAAAACCCCTTCTCCTGGGTCCTCTTCATACGGAAGTCCCATGTCTTTCAGGGCGTTTTCCAAGGCACTGGTGGCACGCTCCCAATTCTCTTCTGTGCCAACAAATTTTTCAGGCCTTGTAGAAAGATAGACATCATATTTATTAAAACCAAACACCCTAAGCATATAGAGAGTCATATCAAGGACTGCCTTTATTTCCTCGTCTAATTGATCAGGGCGTATAAATAGATGGGCATCATCCTGGGTAAAACCTCTCACCCGCATGAGACCATGCAAAGTACCCGTTCGTTCATATCTATATACTGTACCCAGTTCACACCACCTGATTGGGAACTCCCTGTAACTTCTTCGCCTCGAGTTGTACAAGGCAATATGAAATGGACAATTCATGGGTTTAATCTGGTAGGTCACCCCATCAATTTCCATGGGCGAATACATGTTTTCTGCATAGAAATCCAGGTGTCCACTGGTCTTCCAAAGGTCTCTACGGGCGATGTGAGGAGTAAAGAGGAGCTCATAGCCTCTAGATAGGTGCTCGTTTCTCCAAAAATCCTCAATAAGCTTTCTCATCAGTGCACCCTTTGGGTGCCACAGAATTAAGCCAGGACCAATCTCGTCGGAGATAGAAAAGAGCTCCAACTCCTTTCCAAGCTTCCTGTGATCTCTCTTCTTGGCCTCTTCCAGCCTATCTAGATATTCCTTTAATTCTTCTTTAGAGAAAAAGGCAGTGCCATAGACCCTCTGCAGCATTGGATTTTTCTCATCACCACGCCAATAGGCACCGGCCAGACTTGTGAGCTTGAACACCTTGATATGACCAGTGTGAGGAACGTGGGGACCACGACAGAGGTCTACAAACTCATTCTGCTCATAAATCGAAACCTGACTCTCACCCTGCTCTTTCAATTCCTGAAGGAGCTCAACCTTGTAATCCTCTCCACGGTCCTTAAAAAATTCAATCGCTTCGTCGATCCCCAATACCTTGCGATTGATGACAATGGCCCTTTTTGCCAGGGCCTTCATGCGCTTTTCAATCTCTTTTAAATCCTCTGGGGTAAAGGCCCTTTCACAGTCAAAGTCGTAATAAAACCCGGAATCAGTGGCAGGACCAATGGCAAGCTTTGCATCAGGGAAAAGCTCTTTTACTGCCTGAGCCAAAAGATGAGCACACGAATGTCTAAAGTGCTCTAGGGCCCGTTCATCTCCATAAAATACGGGCTCGAGCTCAACATCCTCCTCTATGGGCGAGGAAAGATCTCGAAGCTCACCATCAATCTCCACAAACAGGGCCTTTTTGGCCTTTGACTTTCCAATTGCCTCAACAAGACACTCAAAGGCACTTGTACCCTTGGCAACACTTAAACTCTTCGGCTCTTCTCCATTAACTTGAACTGAAATATACGATTTTTCCATCTTGGGAATATTAAGAGACTTTTGCCCTAAGGACAAAGAAAGGGCGCTGGACTCCGTCTGAATAATAATCCTTTTTTATTGCCTTATGGATTATTGTCATTTAATGATTCCAATCCTCAAATTCTAAACTGGTAGGCGCGGGCGGGATCGAACCGCCGACTTCTACCGCGTCAAGGTAGCGCTCTCCCCCTGAGCTACGCGCCTACACCGTGTTTTTTGTAGAGACCTGTTGATAACAGGATTAGTTTTATTTGTCAAGAGGAGCAAATTAAGAGTTTTGAGTTTTGAGTGATGAGTGACGCTCAAAACTCTTTTGTTCCTTCAACTCAAAACTCAAAACTCAACACTCAAAACTCTTTTGAGCCCCCTATTGCCCCTAATCCTCAATTAGTGTAAAAGCCTTCTCATGACTATTACGAACAAAAAAATCTTAATAATAGGCGGAGCAAGAAGCGGAAAAACTGCATTTTCCCTGGACATCGGAAGGTCGTTGATGCAAAACGCCCAAGGCCTCTACGTTGCCACTGGTGAAGCGCGCGATGACGAAATGGCCCAAAAAATCAAACTTCACCAGGCAGAAAGGGGAGACAACTGGGACACCCTGGAAGAACCTGTAGAAATCGTAACGAAACTCCAAAAGTTGGACAAAAACTATGGTGTAGTCCTCATAGATTGCCTTACGCTTTGGACCTCAAACCTAATAGAAAGGCGCGGTGGAAAAGAGGAAGAATATTTCAATGAGCTGTATAAATGGCTTAGAGATGCCCAACAAAATGTAGTGATCGTCACTAATGAAGTAGGTCTTGGTATAGTCCCAGGCAACTCAGTTGCCAGAAAATATAGAGAACTCCTTGGAAGATTAAATCAAGGTATTGCAAAAATAGCAGATGAAGTCTACGTCGTTATAGCAGGACTTAGCATGAAACTCAAAGGAGGAGAGTAAGTTGGAAAACAGGCTTAAAGTCATTTTGGATACAATAGAGCCAGTTGATACCAAAAGGGAAGCAGAAATTCAGGCCCATCTGGACGACCTAACCAAACCAAAGGGAAGCCTTGGAAGGCTTGAAGAGCTTGCCCAAAAATACATTCTCATAACAGGTGCTTCATGGCCAAAGATCCCCCAAAAGGCGGTTTTTGTGTTTGCAGGGGATCATGGGGTTACAGAGGAAGGAATTAGTGCCTTTCCCAAAGAGGTCACATATCAGATGGTATACAACTTTCTCAGGGGAGGCGCTGGTATAAACGTACTCGCAAGACATGCAGGGGCAAACGTCCACGTTGTTGATGCGGGCGTGGATTATGATTTTGAGAAAAACCAGGACCTCATTATAAAAAAGGTGGATTACGGCACAAAAAATATGATCAAAGGCCCTGCAATGACACGACAACAGGCTGTAGAGGGCATCTTAAACGGGATAGAGATCGCCTTTGACGCCATTCAAAGGGGCTACGGACTCCTTGCCACAGGCGAAATGGGCATTGGCAATACGACCCCGGCTAGTGCCATTACTGCTGTCATAACTGGCAAGAGCCCTGCTTGTGTGACCGGAAGAGGAACTGGCATCGATTCCGATGCGCTGAACAAGAAGATCCAGATCATTGAACAGGCCATAAATATCAATCAACCTAATCCATGCGATGGGATAGATGTCCTTTCAAAGGTTGGAGGGCATGAAATTGCAGGTATCGCAGGTCTCATCCTTGGATGCGCAGCTAAAAAAGTGCCAGTTGTCGTAGATGGCTTTATCAGCACTGCAGGGGCCTTAATAGCTCACACCCTCTGCCCCACAAGTGTTCAATACATGTTTGCCTCCCACATGTCAGTGGAGCAGGGACACAGAATACAATTAGAGCACCTGGGACTAAAACCGTTACTCGATATGGACCTCAGGCTTGGAGAGGGGACAGGTGCTGCCCTTGCAATGACCATCATCGATGCCGCTATAAAGATTTACACTGAAATGGCCACATTCTCAGGGGCAAAGGTAAGCCCAGGGAACGAAGTCTAGGGGAAAACTTGAGCGGAGCCGCTCTCATTCACCATGAGGGCGGCCGCCGCCATTGTGGTCCATACCAACCGTTTTCAATCTTCAGTACTCGAATACGTAGTGCAGGCGTAGGCTGAATGATTGTGGATTGATTCAAAATTTTCCGCCTCTATGTGAAACCAAGACACTCCATTCAACTCCTTGAGCCCTATATATACGTTTCTAACTACGTCTTCTACAAACATTGGATTTGTATAGGCGTATTCTGTAACGTACTTTTCATCAGGCCTTTTTAGAATTGAAAAGACCTGGCAAGAGGCGGATTTTTCTACACATTGGATGAGATCTTCAAGCCATAAGAATTCATTAAATCTCACCCATACCCTAACCTCTCCACGCTGATTATGTGCCCCAAATTCTGAGATCTCCTTGGAACAAGGGCATACAGTAGTTACGGGTACCTTGGCTACAAGTACCATGTCTAGGTGTTCGGTAAGGGTACCATGAAGCCCACACCAATATTCCATAAGCCCAGGTGTTCCGGTTACTGGGGCGCGTTTTTCAATAAAATAAGGAAATTCTACTTCAAGATGGGCCTCATCACTTGAAAGACGCCTCTTCATTTCATTTAATATCTTGTGAAACGTCTTGACGCTGATATTTCCCCTGTATTCATTCAGAATCTCTACAAACCTGCTCATGTGGGTGCCTTTGAATTGATGAGGCAGATTAACGTACATATTTATGTTGGCCACTGTCTGTTGGCGCCCCTTTTGTTTATCGAGTACCGTTATGGGGTAACGGATGTTTTTAATACCCACCCTGTTCAAGGGAATATTCCTAAAATCTGGTAGGCTCTGTACGTCTTTTAGTTCCAAAAATTTGTCTTCCATTCTGTCTACCCAAATAATGATCAATCTTTGTACATTAGCTTTTCTGCAATGTGCTTAAGGCATTCTTTATTATGTTCTTTATCGTATCAGGCACGTAGGAATAGACTCTTAACCCCTTGCGCTCAGCCGACCTAATCTCTGGTGAAAAGGGAATACTAAAAAAAGGCCTCATTCCAAGTTCCTGCTCAATAAAGTCTTCATCTTCTCTGCCTGCAACCTGATTCCCTATAACCTTTAGCGTCTTTATCCCAAGATCATCTGCGAGTTTCTTTATCTTCCGTGCTGTTTCAATGCTTCCCTTGTAGGGCTGAACTACTGTCAACAGGTGATCCACGCTCTGTATGGTTCCCCTTCCAAGGTGTTCGACCCCAGCCTCCATATCCATCACAATAACCTCTTGCGGATTGAGTAAGAGCGAATTTACTAAATTTCTCAATACTGCGTTCTCTGCACAGGCACATCCCCCACCACCTTTTTGTATGGCCCCGACAACCATGAGTTTTATGTTATCGCGTTCCAGCATGAACTTCTCTGGGAGATCGTCTACTTTGGGATTCAGATTATAAAATGCCCCTTGGCGTTCGCTCCGTTCGGCCAAAAGCTCGTTCATCTCAGCTATAGGGGTTATGCGTTCAGTGTGCTCAAAACCTAGTAGCCTAGCCAAATGTGGACTTGGATCCGAATCTATGGCAAGGACCTTTTTCCCCATCTCAGCAAAAGTCTCAATTATAATTGAACTAATTGTACTCTTGCCTACACCACCTTTACCAGAAATGGCGATCTTCATATTTTTTTGCTCCTAAAAGAAAAATTGTATCCCTTTACGAAAAGGGCCTCAGACGATAAATTATTTAATCATATCCCATTCATAATAATAATTACCCTTGAGGTGAACACTATGATTAACTTTGAGAAAATTATCAAGTCCAGCACCTGGAAATACATATGCATAGTTTTTTCTATTGTCTCCTTTTTGAATCTCGTGTGGACACCTAGCGTTTTTTGCCAAGATCTCGAACATTACAAAAAGTGTTTTAGACCCTTGCCTGGCTGGGAACCCGACAAAATTGAAGGCATGAGCATGAATTTTGGAGGGCTTAATATGGTGACTGCCACTAGAATATATGCCCAAAAAGGAAGACAGATCCAGGTGAGCTTTATGCTTGGCGGAATTGCCGGGACCCAAAAGGATATGGACATAAACGGAAAATTCCAGATGGAAACCAAGGAAAGCTCAATCAAGGTC
The genomic region above belongs to Dissulfuribacter thermophilus and contains:
- the cobT gene encoding nicotinate-nucleotide--dimethylbenzimidazole phosphoribosyltransferase is translated as MENRLKVILDTIEPVDTKREAEIQAHLDDLTKPKGSLGRLEELAQKYILITGASWPKIPQKAVFVFAGDHGVTEEGISAFPKEVTYQMVYNFLRGGAGINVLARHAGANVHVVDAGVDYDFEKNQDLIIKKVDYGTKNMIKGPAMTRQQAVEGILNGIEIAFDAIQRGYGLLATGEMGIGNTTPASAITAVITGKSPACVTGRGTGIDSDALNKKIQIIEQAININQPNPCDGIDVLSKVGGHEIAGIAGLILGCAAKKVPVVVDGFISTAGALIAHTLCPTSVQYMFASHMSVEQGHRIQLEHLGLKPLLDMDLRLGEGTGAALAMTIIDAAIKIYTEMATFSGAKVSPGNEV
- the rpmI gene encoding 50S ribosomal protein L35 codes for the protein MPKIKTKRAAAKRFKKTGTGKFVHFKPCKSHLLTHKTRKRKRNLRKDKVASEAMERQIRRMLPN
- the cobU gene encoding bifunctional adenosylcobinamide kinase/adenosylcobinamide-phosphate guanylyltransferase; this encodes MTITNKKILIIGGARSGKTAFSLDIGRSLMQNAQGLYVATGEARDDEMAQKIKLHQAERGDNWDTLEEPVEIVTKLQKLDKNYGVVLIDCLTLWTSNLIERRGGKEEEYFNELYKWLRDAQQNVVIVTNEVGLGIVPGNSVARKYRELLGRLNQGIAKIADEVYVVIAGLSMKLKGGE
- the infC gene encoding translation initiation factor IF-3; protein product: MNVNEAIRASEVRLIDEDGKQLGIVPLREALQRAQDVGLDLVEVAPQAKPPVCRIMDYGKYKYEQSKKAQEARKKQSYIQVKEVKMRPRTDVHDLEVKKKQIRKFISEGNKVKVTVRFRGREIVHSDMGVELLKRVAEEMAEIAVVEQMSKFEGRTVNMVLAPKKEK
- a CDS encoding ArsA-related P-loop ATPase, yielding MKIAISGKGGVGKSTISSIIIETFAEMGKKVLAIDSDPSPHLARLLGFEHTERITPIAEMNELLAERSERQGAFYNLNPKVDDLPEKFMLERDNIKLMVVGAIQKGGGGCACAENAVLRNLVNSLLLNPQEVIVMDMEAGVEHLGRGTIQSVDHLLTVVQPYKGSIETARKIKKLADDLGIKTLKVIGNQVAGREDEDFIEQELGMRPFFSIPFSPEIRSAERKGLRVYSYVPDTIKNIIKNALSTLQKS
- the rplT gene encoding 50S ribosomal protein L20, with the protein product MPRVKRGFKARRRRKKILKLAKGYWGARSRCYKQARAAVEKGLTYAYRDRKVKKRLYRRLWIQRINAAVRLHGLSYSKFMNGLSKAGIAINRKMLADLAVTEPKAFSALVERVKGA
- the folE2 gene encoding GTP cyclohydrolase FolE2, translating into MEDKFLELKDVQSLPDFRNIPLNRVGIKNIRYPITVLDKQKGRQQTVANINMYVNLPHQFKGTHMSRFVEILNEYRGNISVKTFHKILNEMKRRLSSDEAHLEVEFPYFIEKRAPVTGTPGLMEYWCGLHGTLTEHLDMVLVAKVPVTTVCPCSKEISEFGAHNQRGEVRVWVRFNEFLWLEDLIQCVEKSASCQVFSILKRPDEKYVTEYAYTNPMFVEDVVRNVYIGLKELNGVSWFHIEAENFESIHNHSAYACTTYSSTED
- the pheS gene encoding phenylalanine--tRNA ligase subunit alpha, with translation MQERLNEIRKEAASLIDEAEDEEALNAIRVKYLGRKGTLTQILKGVGKLPPEERPLVGKLANQYKKEIEQALKARKEALLQKTKGRRRGLVDLTLPGRALSQASPHPITQVMREIIDCFTRMGFSVATGPEIELDFFNFEALNIPPEHPARDMQDTFYISDDTLLRTHTSPIQIRTMKANEPPLRIIAPGKVYRCDSDVTHTPMFHQVEGLLVDENVSFAHLKGILTTFAQSIFHPDTKLRFRPSFFPFTEPSAEVDIQCVICRGSGCRVCSDTGWIEVLGCGLVHPQVFRNVGYDTERFTGFAFGLGVERITMLKYGINDLRLFFENDIRFLRQF
- the thrS gene encoding threonine--tRNA ligase — translated: MEKSYISVQVNGEEPKSLSVAKGTSAFECLVEAIGKSKAKKALFVEIDGELRDLSSPIEEDVELEPVFYGDERALEHFRHSCAHLLAQAVKELFPDAKLAIGPATDSGFYYDFDCERAFTPEDLKEIEKRMKALAKRAIVINRKVLGIDEAIEFFKDRGEDYKVELLQELKEQGESQVSIYEQNEFVDLCRGPHVPHTGHIKVFKLTSLAGAYWRGDEKNPMLQRVYGTAFFSKEELKEYLDRLEEAKKRDHRKLGKELELFSISDEIGPGLILWHPKGALMRKLIEDFWRNEHLSRGYELLFTPHIARRDLWKTSGHLDFYAENMYSPMEIDGVTYQIKPMNCPFHIALYNSRRRSYREFPIRWCELGTVYRYERTGTLHGLMRVRGFTQDDAHLFIRPDQLDEEIKAVLDMTLYMLRVFGFNKYDVYLSTRPEKFVGTEENWERATSALENALKDMGLPYEEDPGEGVFYGPKIDIKIRDCLDRSWQCSTIQVDFNLPERFNVKYIGEDGAPHTPIMVHRALLGSLERFFGVLIEHYGGAFPVWLSPVQAIVLTVTERHNPWAEEVKEALTKAGIRAEADLRNEKLGKKIREAQLRKIPYMLIVGDKEVESKTVSPRTRDGVEHDPSDLDSLVKLIKEEEQRPFKEAILQ